Proteins from a genomic interval of Anaerobaca lacustris:
- a CDS encoding D-ribose ABC transporter substrate-binding protein, with product MKKRLFLRILAGCVVAASVGGCGRREPQAGNRIAVVVSTLNNPWFVVLKDAARERAEELGYRVDVFDSQNSPAIEAGHFDTIIDGRYAAILFNPTDAEGSIASVKRAKDAGIPTFCMDREISASDIAVSQILSDNFSGCVALGEYFVRRLNGKGTYVELLGLLGDNNTKNRSDGFHSVVDNYPELKMVAQQTADFDRTKAMEVTESILQAHPHIDAVFCGNDAMAMGAYRALVAAGKDTQVMVFGFDGARDVIDEIRAGHIVATGMQFPKTMARMAAEFADEYIQGKRDFAQKIPVAVELVTQENIDKYIAYGRQE from the coding sequence ATGAAGAAGAGGCTGTTTTTGCGGATATTGGCGGGGTGTGTGGTAGCGGCGTCGGTCGGCGGTTGCGGCCGTCGCGAGCCGCAAGCGGGAAACAGGATCGCCGTGGTCGTTTCCACGCTGAACAATCCGTGGTTCGTCGTGCTTAAGGACGCGGCGAGAGAGCGGGCCGAAGAGCTGGGTTATCGCGTCGATGTGTTCGATTCGCAGAACTCCCCGGCGATCGAGGCGGGGCATTTCGACACGATCATCGACGGTCGATACGCGGCGATTCTGTTCAATCCGACGGACGCCGAGGGCTCCATCGCCAGCGTCAAGCGCGCGAAGGACGCCGGGATCCCCACGTTTTGCATGGACCGGGAGATCTCCGCCAGCGACATCGCCGTCAGCCAGATCCTCTCGGACAACTTCTCCGGCTGCGTGGCCCTGGGTGAGTACTTCGTCCGTCGCCTGAACGGCAAGGGCACCTATGTGGAGCTGCTCGGCCTGCTCGGCGACAACAACACGAAGAACCGCTCGGACGGATTTCACAGCGTGGTCGACAACTACCCCGAATTGAAAATGGTGGCTCAGCAGACGGCGGACTTCGACCGCACCAAGGCGATGGAAGTCACCGAGTCGATCCTTCAGGCGCATCCCCATATCGACGCGGTGTTCTGCGGCAACGATGCGATGGCCATGGGGGCCTATCGGGCTCTGGTCGCGGCCGGCAAGGACACGCAGGTGATGGTCTTCGGGTTCGACGGCGCCAGGGACGTGATCGACGAGATTCGGGCGGGCCATATCGTCGCGACCGGCATGCAGTTCCCCAAGACCATGGCGCGGATGGCGGCCGAGTTCGCCGACGAGTACATCCAGGGCAAGAGGGACTTCGCCCAGAAGATCCCCGTGGCCGTCGAGTTGGTGACGCAGGAGAACATCGACAAGTACATCGCGTACGGTCGCCAGGAATAG
- a CDS encoding ABC transporter permease — translation MLKRPNYKTFLSQFHSLIALLMMVLAFSILADGFLSRDNFWTVMRQISVNLCLSVGMTLVILTGGIDLSVGSILALSGATMAGLLKHGSEIEALNLYVGYGVPAAIAIGILVGASLGLFNGIMITRFRVPPFIATLAMLTIARGLTRLYTGGQAITGLGDTFVRIGSGRLLGIPNQFWIAAGIVVAAVVLLRKTRFGRYVYAVGGNEEAAKLSGLNVHRIKRTVYILSGALSAVGGLIVTSRLNSATPIAGEGLELDSIAAVVIGGTSLSGGRGSVFGTVLGALIIGVLNSGLVIMGVDPFWHQVIKGLVILLAVIIDRLHSTE, via the coding sequence ATGTTGAAGCGACCGAACTACAAGACGTTCCTCTCGCAGTTTCACTCGCTGATTGCGCTGCTGATGATGGTTCTGGCGTTCAGTATCCTGGCGGACGGCTTTCTGTCGCGGGACAACTTCTGGACGGTGATGCGGCAGATTTCGGTCAACCTGTGCCTGTCGGTCGGCATGACGCTCGTGATTCTGACCGGGGGCATCGACCTGTCCGTCGGCTCGATCCTGGCGCTGAGCGGTGCGACCATGGCCGGGTTGCTCAAGCACGGCTCGGAAATCGAGGCGCTGAATTTGTACGTCGGCTATGGTGTCCCGGCCGCCATCGCCATCGGCATCCTTGTCGGCGCCTCGCTCGGTCTGTTCAACGGCATCATGATCACTCGATTCCGGGTCCCTCCGTTCATCGCGACGCTGGCCATGCTCACGATCGCGCGCGGGCTGACGCGGCTGTACACGGGCGGTCAGGCCATCACCGGCCTGGGCGACACCTTCGTGCGCATCGGATCGGGCCGGTTGCTGGGCATCCCCAACCAGTTCTGGATCGCCGCCGGGATCGTCGTCGCGGCCGTCGTGCTGTTGCGGAAGACCCGTTTCGGGCGATATGTCTACGCCGTGGGTGGCAATGAGGAGGCCGCCAAGCTCTCCGGCCTGAACGTCCATCGGATCAAACGAACGGTCTACATCCTCTCGGGCGCCTTGTCGGCTGTCGGCGGATTGATCGTGACGAGCCGCCTGAACTCGGCCACGCCCATCGCCGGAGAAGGACTCGAACTGGACTCCATCGCCGCCGTCGTCATCGGCGGCACGTCGCTGTCCGGGGGGCGGGGTTCGGTGTTCGGGACCGTCCTCGGGGCGCTGATCATCGGCGTGCTCAACAGCGGACTGGTGATTATGGGCGTCGATCCGTTCTGGCACCAGGTCATCAAAGGGCTGGTCATCCTGCTGGCCGTCATCATCGACAGGTTGCATTCCACCGAGTAA
- a CDS encoding transketolase, whose protein sequence is MPSQFSRNTERTADDLQVRSIHYRKRLLQCIKRANAGHTGGDLSCVDILNVLYNRILNVSPQTFDSPDRDRYVQSKGHSVEALYVVLSDRGFFPESDLETLCCRASHYVGHPTRKVRGIEQNTGALGHGLAFSVGVALAGKRDGRGYRVYTLLGDGELAEGSNWESMLTAAHYRLDNLVAIVDRNTLQITGRTEDVCALEPLAGKMEAFGWAVREVDGHDLDALTEVFDAAPFAADKPSAVIARTIKGKGVRFMENDPKWHHHVPTDEQLARALHELDERLKEAQ, encoded by the coding sequence ATGCCGTCACAATTCTCCAGGAACACCGAGCGAACCGCCGACGACCTGCAGGTCCGCTCGATCCACTATCGAAAGCGGCTGCTCCAGTGCATCAAGCGGGCGAACGCCGGCCATACCGGCGGCGATCTGTCCTGCGTCGATATCCTCAACGTACTGTACAACCGGATTTTGAACGTTTCGCCGCAGACGTTCGACTCTCCGGACCGCGACCGGTACGTCCAGAGCAAAGGCCACTCCGTCGAGGCGCTCTACGTCGTCCTGTCGGATCGGGGGTTCTTTCCGGAGTCCGACCTCGAAACGCTCTGTTGCCGGGCCTCGCACTACGTCGGCCATCCGACGCGCAAGGTCCGGGGCATCGAGCAGAACACCGGCGCGCTCGGGCATGGGCTGGCCTTCAGCGTCGGCGTCGCTCTGGCGGGCAAGAGGGACGGCAGGGGCTATCGGGTCTACACGCTCCTGGGCGACGGGGAGCTGGCGGAAGGGTCGAACTGGGAGTCGATGCTGACGGCGGCGCATTACCGCCTCGACAACCTCGTCGCGATCGTCGATCGCAATACGCTTCAGATCACCGGACGGACGGAAGACGTCTGTGCCCTCGAACCGCTCGCCGGCAAGATGGAGGCGTTCGGCTGGGCCGTCCGCGAAGTGGACGGGCACGATCTCGATGCGCTGACCGAGGTCTTCGATGCAGCGCCGTTTGCAGCAGACAAACCCAGCGCGGTCATCGCACGAACGATCAAGGGCAAAGGAGTCCGCTTCATGGAGAACGATCCCAAGTGGCATCACCACGTCCCGACCGACGAGCAGCTTGCGCGGGCGCTGCATGAACTGGACGAACGGCTGAAGGAGGCGCAGTGA
- a CDS encoding DUF2291 family protein yields MKRRYLIHLIGCAALVLVLGSSVEFRRLEDKRAEERAEGFQPAEYARDFWDNRLDAALGGAVAAEELIGLFNTNMEAAVRKGRILGHSRVRAYLLQGAGRITATDRDGLQVSVLADDPGAEVLICTGAYISGNAVRDASGLIDVSAFSDTMRFNRISSEINRIVVQDVIAPFLARRPQVGMVMRFVGAAEVADDATERVPFGGRLKDNQVESDLHLLKVVPIRLEMEPSFVGER; encoded by the coding sequence ATGAAACGAAGGTATCTGATTCATCTGATCGGCTGCGCCGCGCTTGTCCTGGTGCTCGGCAGTTCTGTGGAGTTTCGCCGTCTGGAGGACAAACGGGCCGAGGAGCGGGCCGAAGGATTCCAGCCGGCGGAATACGCGCGCGACTTCTGGGACAACCGATTGGATGCCGCGCTGGGCGGCGCCGTGGCCGCCGAGGAACTGATCGGTCTGTTCAATACGAACATGGAAGCCGCTGTCCGAAAGGGCAGGATCCTTGGCCATAGCCGGGTGCGCGCCTATCTGCTTCAGGGCGCCGGCCGGATCACGGCGACTGATAGGGACGGGCTGCAGGTCAGCGTCCTGGCCGACGATCCTGGCGCGGAGGTTCTGATCTGCACCGGGGCCTACATCTCGGGCAACGCCGTCAGAGACGCCTCGGGGTTGATCGACGTCAGCGCCTTCTCCGATACCATGAGATTCAATCGGATCAGCTCCGAGATCAATCGGATCGTGGTCCAAGATGTCATCGCGCCGTTTCTGGCCAGGCGGCCGCAGGTGGGCATGGTGATGCGTTTCGTCGGCGCTGCTGAGGTCGCCGACGACGCCACGGAACGAGTCCCCTTCGGAGGTCGGCTCAAGGACAATCAGGTCGAAAGCGATCTGCATCTTCTCAAGGTCGTCCCCATTCGGCTGGAAATGGAACCATCGTTTGTGGGCGAGCGTTGA
- a CDS encoding sugar ABC transporter ATP-binding protein, whose protein sequence is MVATGPHEIVLAAEAVSKSFGGVKALDGARLEVWAGKVNALMGENGAGKSTLMKVLAGVYQDYEGRILLNGQPVAFAGPRQAQERGVAMIHQELNLIGGLSIAENIFLGREFVGALGLIDFKVMAAEAARLLDRLDLKVDPRTPVGRLRVGQQQIVEIAKAMACNARVIIMDEPTSAISGREVDVLFGLIRTLTEQGVGVVYISHKMDEVFRISDRITVMRDGRTVHAGNCCEVSQDDVVRMMVGRDVKDFFVSSRADVGAEVFRVEKMSLPHPDRPGDFLVRDVSFSVARGEVLGLFGLMGAGRSELFETIFGLHAPTASGRVFLEGRPLAANTARASSAAEAIAAGLGLVPEDRKRQGLVMEMSVAENMTLASLHTVERLGFLSDRLERAMAGDYVRRLAIRTASHRQPVRHLSGGNQQKVVLAKWLATRPKVLFLDEPTRGVDVNAKNQIYELIHELAAAGLAIVMISSELPEIMAIAGRIIVLSEGRQTAEFSCDQASEERLLRAALPGSLSGGARARVPQGGEFS, encoded by the coding sequence ATGGTCGCAACCGGACCCCATGAAATCGTTCTGGCCGCCGAGGCGGTCAGCAAGAGCTTCGGCGGTGTCAAGGCCCTTGACGGCGCTCGTCTGGAGGTCTGGGCGGGCAAGGTCAACGCCCTGATGGGCGAGAACGGCGCCGGCAAGTCCACGCTGATGAAAGTCCTGGCGGGCGTGTATCAGGATTACGAAGGCCGCATCCTCCTGAACGGGCAGCCGGTGGCCTTCGCCGGTCCGCGCCAGGCCCAGGAGCGGGGTGTGGCGATGATTCACCAGGAGCTGAATCTGATTGGCGGTCTGAGCATCGCGGAGAACATCTTCCTGGGCCGGGAGTTCGTCGGCGCGCTGGGTCTGATCGACTTCAAGGTCATGGCCGCCGAGGCCGCCCGGCTGCTCGATCGGCTCGATCTCAAGGTGGACCCTCGCACGCCGGTCGGCCGGCTTCGCGTCGGTCAGCAGCAGATCGTGGAGATCGCCAAGGCAATGGCGTGCAATGCCCGCGTGATCATCATGGACGAGCCCACCAGCGCCATCAGCGGCCGCGAGGTGGATGTCCTGTTCGGCCTGATCCGCACCCTGACCGAACAGGGGGTGGGGGTGGTGTATATCAGCCATAAAATGGACGAGGTCTTCCGGATTTCCGACCGCATCACGGTGATGCGGGACGGCAGGACGGTGCACGCCGGCAATTGCTGCGAGGTAAGCCAGGACGACGTCGTTCGCATGATGGTGGGCAGAGACGTCAAAGACTTCTTCGTCAGCAGCCGCGCCGACGTTGGGGCCGAGGTGTTCCGAGTTGAGAAGATGTCCTTGCCTCATCCGGATCGTCCCGGCGATTTCCTGGTCAGGGATGTCAGCTTCTCGGTGGCCCGGGGCGAGGTGCTCGGCCTGTTCGGGCTGATGGGCGCCGGCCGCAGCGAGCTATTCGAGACGATCTTCGGACTCCACGCGCCAACGGCCTCGGGACGTGTCTTCCTGGAGGGCCGGCCGCTGGCAGCGAATACAGCGCGCGCTTCGTCTGCGGCCGAGGCGATTGCCGCCGGACTGGGGTTGGTGCCGGAAGATCGCAAACGCCAGGGGCTGGTCATGGAGATGTCCGTTGCCGAGAATATGACGTTGGCCAGCCTCCACACAGTCGAGCGGCTGGGATTTCTCAGCGACCGATTGGAGCGGGCGATGGCCGGCGACTACGTCCGGCGTTTGGCCATTCGAACGGCATCGCACCGCCAGCCGGTCAGGCATCTGAGCGGTGGCAATCAGCAGAAGGTGGTCCTGGCCAAGTGGCTGGCTACGCGGCCCAAGGTGCTGTTCCTCGATGAGCCGACCCGCGGCGTGGACGTCAACGCCAAGAACCAGATCTATGAGCTGATCCATGAACTGGCGGCCGCCGGTCTGGCGATTGTGATGATCTCCTCCGAGTTGCCCGAGATCATGGCCATCGCCGGAAGGATTATCGTTCTGTCCGAGGGCCGGCAGACAGCCGAGTTCTCTTGCGATCAGGCATCGGAAGAACGTCTCTTGCGGGCGGCCCTTCCCGGAAGCCTTTCGGGTGGGGCGCGCGCCCGGGTGCCGCAAGGTGGGGAATTCTCATGA